The Acidimicrobiales bacterium region GACGAAGCCGGCGACGTAGCGGGCGGCGGGAACGAAGACGCTGGCGATGATCGACAACAAGACGATGCTGCCGGCGACGAGCCGGACCTGGCGCTCGAGGCTCCAGCGTTCGGACTGGCGGACCACGTCGCACCCGGCGTTCTGCCAGGCACCGATCCCGCCGACCAACAGGCGCATGTTGCCCTTGCCGGCCGATGCGAGCTGTTCCATGGCCTTGGTCGCCCGGGCACCGGACTGACACACCAGCACCACCGGGTGGTCGAGGGAGGCGAGCTCGCCGGCGTGCTCGGGAAGCTGGTCGAGGGGCACGTTGTAGGAGCCCTGGATGTGGGCGGTCTCGTACTCACCGGGCGTGCGGACGTCGATGATGCGGACCTCGGGATCGGCCTGGCGGATCCGGCGGAGCTCGTCGGCGTCGACGGTGGCGGCGGTGGCGGGACTGGAGGTGGTCATGCGGTGATGCTCCTGGTGGGCCTGGTTCGGGCTGGGCATGACCGTCAATGTACGGACATTCGAAGCAAACGTCAACTACCCCCAGGGGTATGTGACGGATACCCCATCCCGTATCTGGTCATTTGTACGGACATTCGCTAGGATCGCTCCAGACCACCTCGTCAGGAGCAGCCGTGCGACTCGCGATCCCCACCCTCCCCGAGCGCAGCACCCTCACCGCCGACCTCGTCGCCGGCCTCACCGTCGCGGCCATGCTGGTGCCCCAGGCCATGGCCTACGCCC contains the following coding sequences:
- a CDS encoding rhodanese-like domain-containing protein, which translates into the protein MPSPNQAHQEHHRMTTSSPATAATVDADELRRIRQADPEVRIIDVRTPGEYETAHIQGSYNVPLDQLPEHAGELASLDHPVVLVCQSGARATKAMEQLASAGKGNMRLLVGGIGAWQNAGCDVVRQSERWSLERQVRLVAGSIVLLSIIASVFVPAARYVAGFVGAGLTFAALTNTCAMGMVLTKLPYNRGATCDVDAIVRQLSQQAA